In one Streptomyces sp. NBC_01288 genomic region, the following are encoded:
- a CDS encoding YcaO-like family protein, which yields MLDTTSPQELRLRVLKGGETDVRPILDRFLSAVSPRTGIIRLLAEERDYYNDEPKTLLTRADIAPTVALSSDGYPRRAAEGGRGFSYRDTQVAGVFEGLERYSMSVFHRDLLPYGSHASLTAAGKTALRPADLGCQLTHTTALGDILDTMDMRWVEGLSLVSGRPVLVPAQLVYVPYHVQGPEVYLRDPLTTGGAAGLSWAGAVRRGIMEVVERDALMMMHYRDITPDLLDASTLPGDQLRELLDEAERYRLTVRLFRIPTDVPVHAVVAQVTDDSGVGPEFTLGSKASGSLAESAVGALFEAVCFRRGLRERLAHAREFTEHNLAEPSDIICLEDRTYYWCRRGAALELDYLNRAPAEAAQDWSTADYDLTDTLDHLTQQMGEIVVVDVTTPDVAELGVSVIKAVIPELQPMHLSEAHRCFTRRIVEGTGAGHFDVARADRLPHPYL from the coding sequence GTGCTTGACACCACTTCCCCCCAGGAGCTGCGCCTTCGCGTTCTCAAGGGCGGCGAGACGGACGTCCGCCCGATCCTGGACCGGTTTCTGAGCGCAGTTAGCCCGAGAACGGGGATTATCCGTCTGCTGGCGGAGGAACGCGACTACTACAACGACGAGCCGAAGACGTTGTTGACCCGGGCGGACATCGCGCCGACCGTCGCTCTGTCCTCCGACGGTTACCCACGCCGGGCGGCGGAGGGCGGCCGCGGTTTCTCATACCGCGACACCCAAGTGGCGGGAGTGTTCGAGGGACTTGAGCGCTACTCCATGTCCGTCTTCCACCGCGATCTTCTCCCATACGGCAGCCACGCCTCCCTGACCGCCGCCGGCAAGACAGCTCTCCGTCCCGCCGACCTGGGGTGCCAGCTCACCCACACGACAGCGCTGGGCGACATTCTCGACACCATGGACATGCGCTGGGTCGAGGGCCTGTCGCTGGTGAGCGGAAGACCTGTCCTCGTCCCGGCTCAGCTGGTGTACGTCCCCTACCACGTGCAAGGGCCCGAGGTCTATCTGCGTGATCCGCTCACCACCGGCGGCGCGGCCGGCCTCAGCTGGGCCGGCGCTGTTCGCCGAGGCATCATGGAAGTCGTCGAGCGGGACGCGCTGATGATGATGCACTACCGGGACATCACACCCGACTTGCTCGATGCAAGCACGCTCCCGGGCGACCAGCTGCGGGAGCTCCTCGATGAAGCCGAGCGTTATCGGCTGACTGTTCGGCTGTTCCGCATCCCCACGGACGTTCCTGTGCACGCTGTCGTGGCTCAAGTGACTGACGACTCGGGTGTCGGGCCGGAGTTCACACTCGGCAGCAAGGCGTCGGGATCGCTGGCCGAGAGCGCGGTGGGCGCCCTCTTCGAAGCCGTTTGCTTCCGGCGAGGTCTGCGTGAACGCCTCGCCCATGCACGCGAGTTCACCGAGCACAACCTGGCTGAGCCCTCGGACATCATCTGCTTGGAGGACCGCACCTACTACTGGTGCCGGCGCGGTGCGGCCCTGGAGCTGGACTACCTCAACCGCGCACCGGCCGAAGCGGCACAGGACTGGAGCACCGCCGACTACGACCTGACTGACACTCTGGATCACCTCACGCAGCAGATGGGGGAGATCGTCGTCGTTGATGTCACGACGCCCGACGTCGCAGAGCTCGGGGTGAGTGTGATCAAGGCCGTCATTCCGGAGCTGCAGCCGATGCACCTGTCCGAGGCACACCGTTGTTTCACCCGCCGAATCGTGGAGGGGACCGGTGCCGGGCACTTTGACGTGGCACGTGCAGACAGGCTTCCTCACCCATATCTGTAG
- a CDS encoding class I SAM-dependent methyltransferase: MVTHSPSVAETARWVAAERARESVRSDALFSDPFAGHLAGETGQEMADRMTSLAEGRPSSVAVRTRYFDDVVEEVLRSSHIEQVVMPAAGMDARGFRLDLAENVNWYELDQPDLLVVKEQVLEEIRARPRCRRHVLPVDLTSDWAAPLLQAGMDPERPTLWIVEGLVCYLTAEAVAGFLDSITSLSAPGSHLVADILGQMMLDRRRPWLRSWLDSLEQEGMGQQFATDDPEMLFESRGWECEVAQHSVVAREFGRWPYRVPVRGESDALDSFLVHARR, encoded by the coding sequence ATGGTCACTCATTCACCTTCCGTAGCCGAAACTGCCCGTTGGGTCGCGGCTGAACGTGCCCGCGAATCGGTTCGCAGTGATGCACTCTTCAGCGATCCTTTCGCTGGCCATCTAGCGGGGGAAACAGGCCAAGAAATGGCCGATCGCATGACATCGCTGGCCGAGGGACGCCCGTCGTCGGTCGCTGTGCGGACCCGCTACTTCGACGATGTCGTCGAAGAAGTGCTCCGCTCCTCCCACATCGAGCAGGTCGTCATGCCGGCTGCTGGCATGGACGCGCGCGGCTTCCGTTTGGACCTTGCCGAAAACGTCAACTGGTACGAGCTCGATCAGCCTGACCTGCTCGTTGTCAAGGAGCAGGTACTCGAAGAGATCAGGGCCCGCCCTCGCTGCCGGCGTCACGTCCTCCCTGTCGACCTCACCTCGGACTGGGCGGCGCCGCTCCTGCAGGCCGGAATGGATCCCGAGCGCCCGACACTCTGGATCGTCGAAGGCCTGGTCTGCTATCTGACGGCGGAGGCCGTAGCCGGTTTCCTCGACTCCATCACTTCACTTTCCGCTCCTGGCAGCCATCTCGTGGCTGATATTCTCGGCCAAATGATGCTCGACCGGCGGCGCCCCTGGCTACGCAGTTGGCTGGACTCACTGGAGCAGGAAGGAATGGGCCAGCAGTTCGCCACCGACGATCCCGAAATGCTTTTCGAGAGTCGCGGTTGGGAATGCGAGGTAGCGCAGCACTCCGTGGTGGCCAGGGAATTCGGGCGGTGGCCCTATCGGGTACCGGTTCGAGGCGAATCGGACGCTCTCGACAGTTTCCTCGTTCACGCCAGACGGTAG
- a CDS encoding MmgE/PrpD family protein has product MDIRTLPDIAMGVRDVPDRLLVEARMVLLDTIACAFDAVSRSALRRPSGTAEDPVVWGTGSSATASDAVFCNAYHSHAADWDSVHYVTAGHPGVVILPSLMAEYETGRIAAVDVLRSYTVGVEAMAVLGNAYGDALRARRVHPTPTLGAAAAVIALCHAHRLRPSAVRMALHLVGTTVAGSTSAFGSAAKPYQVGAAARAAYEAVRFAEFSRAEPEDDWYAPLLQPLGEPSYDSPHSFAEPWASDSYPVLIKPFPACASFVQVIHQLRELFAEGRHPGIEAVAVKIDVPQTVLDASRYPLPVTVDQARFSLPFLVACLLAYGTVESRHFTETELNTSRIQELMRGVTLGLLPGRLEKFGDHLYGRMLVKHPGGALTGQVVHGVDPHVNRWQDVKQKVHTCLPGDEVLADSLIRIISAFGEGGVPQRRKTLKDLVSGSART; this is encoded by the coding sequence ATGGACATCAGGACACTGCCCGACATCGCCATGGGTGTACGGGACGTACCAGATCGGCTGCTCGTCGAAGCGCGCATGGTATTGCTCGACACAATCGCCTGTGCGTTCGATGCTGTGTCCCGAAGTGCCTTGCGACGCCCGAGCGGGACGGCAGAAGACCCGGTCGTCTGGGGTACCGGCAGCAGTGCCACCGCGTCGGATGCGGTGTTCTGCAACGCCTACCACTCGCATGCTGCTGACTGGGATTCTGTGCACTACGTGACAGCCGGGCATCCTGGTGTGGTCATTCTCCCGAGCCTGATGGCAGAGTACGAAACAGGTCGTATCGCTGCCGTCGACGTGCTGCGTTCCTACACAGTCGGCGTTGAGGCCATGGCTGTGCTCGGCAACGCCTACGGAGACGCATTGCGTGCTCGTCGCGTCCACCCGACACCCACCCTCGGCGCCGCCGCAGCGGTGATCGCACTGTGTCATGCCCACAGGCTGCGACCCTCCGCTGTTCGCATGGCGTTGCATCTCGTCGGCACCACGGTGGCGGGAAGCACCTCAGCCTTCGGCAGCGCGGCGAAGCCGTACCAAGTAGGAGCTGCCGCCAGGGCCGCATACGAGGCTGTGCGGTTCGCTGAATTCTCCCGGGCCGAACCTGAGGACGACTGGTACGCACCTCTACTGCAACCGCTCGGTGAACCCTCCTACGACAGCCCGCACTCGTTCGCCGAACCATGGGCGTCCGACTCCTATCCTGTTTTGATCAAGCCCTTCCCCGCCTGTGCGTCCTTCGTGCAGGTCATCCACCAGCTCAGAGAGCTGTTCGCTGAAGGCCGGCACCCGGGTATCGAGGCAGTCGCCGTGAAGATCGACGTCCCGCAGACTGTGCTCGACGCCAGCAGGTACCCCCTGCCGGTGACGGTCGACCAGGCCAGATTCTCGCTACCGTTCCTTGTGGCCTGCCTGTTGGCCTACGGCACCGTCGAGAGTAGGCATTTCACGGAGACCGAACTGAACACCTCACGGATCCAGGAGCTGATGCGCGGGGTGACTCTGGGGCTGCTCCCTGGGCGGCTGGAAAAGTTCGGCGACCACTTGTACGGGAGAATGCTGGTCAAACATCCCGGCGGCGCTCTGACGGGCCAGGTGGTTCACGGTGTCGATCCCCATGTGAACCGGTGGCAGGACGTGAAACAGAAAGTGCACACCTGCCTGCCCGGCGACGAAGTCCTAGCAGACAGTCTGATCCGGATCATCTCGGCCTTCGGTGAAGGGGGCGTCCCGCAGCGGCGGAAAACACTAAAGGATCTTGTATCCGGCAGCGCCCGTACGTAG
- a CDS encoding tetratricopeptide repeat protein, whose translation MLDDLKRLRALAGSPSLEALARHAQAEGSATSKATFGNLLNGRSTRLETVEVFVRACARHARTRRPPITLDSQEVRLGTWRDRYADSHRSGGTHRTSAAPRWVDITGLPHRPQPWPHQVGVLPLLADCRQERPADHDLDAFMATGGGTAVVWQVLSGMGGVGKTQIAAALAHRTWRAGQVDLLMWVTAASRDAVVIAYAQAAADITGLQDDDPEQGAARFLAWLSEPHRRRWLIVLDDLQNPADLNGLWPPTVHSGRAVVTTRRRDAALSSGRYLVEVGLFTPGQSTAYLSARLGGDGDLLTDDDRLAEDLGHLPLALAQAGAYILDRGLSCAEYRRRLNDARRRLADLTPEPEALPDEHRATVAATWSLSIDHADTLTPRGLGRPVLELAALLDPNAIPGELLTTSMVTGYLRGRRNSQEPVEADDVRDVLHSLHRLSLLTLNPVDPTIRVHALIQRAVRESTHPEHANALATTVADALLSIWPDVECDPSHGQVLRANTAALHAAAGPALWNTETGAHRVLFTAGNSLGESGLVSAAAAYYDDLGSTAAQRLGAEHSHTLAVRAGHARWRGEAGDASGAFAATEALLADRLRVLGPDHLDTLTTRHNLAYWQGESGDPAGAATAFGALLPDMVRLLGPDHPDTLTTRNDLAWWRGKAGDPAGAAAALRTLLGDRQRVLGPDHLHSMITRNDLAWWQGLAGDPSGAVDAFRALLPDLVRVLGPDHPRTLTTRNNLAWWQGAAEDPRRALAALREVYADRLRVLGPDHPHTMITRGSLAYWTAMAGDPDGAVTAFEALLTDRLRVLGPDHPHTRTNRHQIAYWTDYPGNQTTPGTLLTDILRVLGPDHPDTLTVWSHDSTQASPP comes from the coding sequence ATGCTCGACGACCTGAAGCGGCTGCGCGCTCTGGCCGGATCCCCATCGCTGGAGGCCCTCGCCCGGCATGCTCAGGCCGAAGGATCAGCGACATCGAAGGCCACCTTCGGCAACCTGCTGAACGGCAGATCCACACGACTCGAAACGGTGGAGGTGTTCGTCCGGGCCTGCGCCCGGCATGCCCGCACCCGCCGTCCCCCCATCACCCTCGACTCCCAGGAAGTCCGCCTCGGCACATGGCGCGACCGCTACGCCGACAGCCACCGCTCCGGGGGCACGCACCGTACTTCGGCCGCACCCCGCTGGGTTGACATCACCGGCTTGCCGCACCGGCCGCAGCCGTGGCCACACCAGGTGGGAGTGCTGCCCTTGCTGGCCGACTGCCGCCAGGAGCGCCCCGCCGACCACGACCTCGATGCGTTCATGGCTACCGGCGGTGGCACCGCCGTGGTGTGGCAGGTGTTGTCGGGGATGGGTGGCGTCGGCAAGACGCAGATCGCCGCAGCCCTCGCTCACCGCACGTGGCGGGCGGGGCAAGTCGACCTGCTGATGTGGGTGACCGCTGCGTCCCGCGACGCCGTGGTCATCGCCTACGCGCAGGCCGCTGCCGACATCACTGGACTTCAGGATGACGACCCTGAGCAGGGCGCGGCGCGCTTCCTGGCCTGGCTGTCCGAACCGCATCGCCGGCGGTGGCTGATCGTGCTGGACGACCTGCAGAACCCTGCGGACCTCAACGGGCTCTGGCCTCCCACTGTCCACTCCGGCCGGGCGGTGGTCACCACTCGCCGCCGTGATGCTGCCTTGTCGAGCGGGCGGTACCTCGTGGAGGTCGGCCTGTTCACGCCTGGGCAGTCAACGGCCTACCTGAGTGCCCGGCTGGGCGGCGATGGCGATCTGCTCACCGATGACGACCGGCTCGCCGAGGATCTCGGACACCTCCCGCTGGCATTGGCCCAGGCAGGTGCCTACATCCTCGATCGGGGTTTGTCCTGCGCTGAGTATCGGCGCCGCCTGAACGACGCCCGCAGGCGCCTGGCGGACCTCACCCCCGAGCCCGAAGCTCTGCCGGATGAGCACCGAGCCACCGTCGCGGCCACGTGGTCGCTGTCCATCGACCACGCCGACACCTTGACCCCGCGAGGGTTGGGCCGCCCCGTCCTGGAGCTGGCAGCACTGCTCGACCCCAACGCGATCCCCGGCGAGCTACTCACCACGAGCATGGTCACCGGTTACCTCCGCGGCCGCCGCAATTCCCAGGAGCCCGTCGAAGCCGACGATGTGCGCGACGTCCTGCACAGCCTGCACCGTCTCAGCCTGCTCACGCTCAATCCGGTCGACCCGACCATTCGAGTGCACGCCCTGATCCAGCGTGCGGTCCGCGAGTCTACGCACCCGGAACACGCCAACGCGCTGGCGACGACCGTGGCCGACGCCCTGCTGTCGATCTGGCCGGACGTCGAGTGCGACCCTTCCCACGGGCAGGTACTGCGGGCCAACACAGCGGCCCTGCACGCTGCTGCAGGCCCAGCCCTGTGGAACACCGAAACAGGCGCCCACCGCGTCCTGTTCACCGCTGGCAACAGTCTGGGCGAGTCTGGTCTGGTCTCGGCGGCCGCCGCCTACTACGACGACCTGGGCTCCACGGCAGCGCAGCGGCTCGGCGCCGAGCACTCCCACACCCTCGCCGTCCGCGCCGGCCACGCACGCTGGCGAGGCGAGGCCGGGGACGCCTCCGGCGCTTTCGCCGCCACCGAAGCCCTGCTGGCGGACCGGCTGCGAGTGCTGGGGCCCGACCACCTCGACACCCTCACCACCCGGCACAACCTGGCCTACTGGCAGGGCGAGTCCGGTGATCCCGCTGGGGCGGCGACCGCGTTCGGCGCCCTGCTGCCCGACATGGTGCGGCTGCTAGGCCCCGATCACCCCGACACGCTCACCACCCGCAACGACCTGGCCTGGTGGCGAGGAAAGGCGGGTGACCCGGCTGGTGCGGCTGCGGCGCTGCGAACGTTGCTCGGTGACCGGCAGCGGGTACTGGGGCCCGACCACCTGCACTCGATGATCACCAGGAACGACCTGGCCTGGTGGCAAGGGCTCGCCGGTGACCCCAGCGGCGCCGTCGACGCGTTCAGGGCCCTCCTCCCCGACCTCGTACGGGTGCTGGGCCCCGACCACCCACGCACCCTGACCACCCGGAACAATCTCGCCTGGTGGCAGGGCGCAGCCGAGGATCCCCGCCGTGCACTGGCCGCCCTGCGGGAGGTCTACGCCGACCGCCTTCGAGTGCTAGGCCCCGACCACCCCCACACAATGATCACCCGAGGCAGCCTCGCCTATTGGACAGCGATGGCAGGTGACCCGGACGGTGCGGTCACGGCGTTCGAGGCACTCCTGACCGACCGACTGCGAGTGCTCGGCCCCGACCACCCGCACACCCGCACCAACCGCCATCAGATCGCCTACTGGACCGACTACCCGGGCAACCAGACCACCCCCGGAACCCTGCTGACCGACATATTGCGGGTGCTCGGCCCCGACCATCCCGACACGCTCACCGTGTGGAGCCACGACTCCACGCAGGCCTCGCCGCCCTAA
- a CDS encoding tyrosine-type recombinase/integrase, whose amino-acid sequence MSLQPLRAFEPGQLQESAAGRRHSTQPDHWVGHMSRPTEPFDRWHKTYPKPERGDTPCRCGTPKRPLYPSADHGRGRRWQARYTDATGKERRVCLITWEEARKRLDAACSEFKEPTPERNDASNVRVAFHAMEMIRRKRSKNRNPRTTNTYESHLRNHILPFAGHRLAGTLRRRDSMTFVDHLIGKPGLDSAHTVHQIFKTWRILVHYMLDEDVPLPPNIVARIELPNVTPRVTVPLSPSQVSAVAAAMRKVAPRYEALIWLGSCAGLRQGEAFGLKRSQVVWDQDLLRVAEQRQQGNAVRLKTKASYATLPVDHFLIQRLAQHTALHSEPPPVAPQAERRRRARGYIEPPDEGLLVTNRFGRPVLDSDFHEKWRKAVRLAGLPERTRFHDLKHFYTTTLGASGKHDPKTVQALSRHAEFSETWDTYAHPPLAVEGVTVAVFRTVFSHIDAPPAAP is encoded by the coding sequence ATGAGTCTTCAGCCCCTTCGCGCCTTCGAGCCGGGCCAGCTTCAGGAGTCGGCGGCCGGCAGACGACACAGCACTCAGCCAGATCATTGGGTGGGACATATGAGCAGGCCAACGGAGCCGTTCGATCGCTGGCACAAGACCTATCCGAAGCCGGAACGCGGTGACACGCCGTGCCGCTGCGGCACCCCGAAACGCCCTCTGTACCCGTCCGCCGATCACGGCCGGGGACGGCGCTGGCAGGCGCGCTACACCGACGCCACCGGAAAGGAGAGGAGAGTTTGCCTGATTACTTGGGAGGAAGCCCGCAAGCGCCTGGACGCAGCATGTTCAGAATTCAAGGAGCCGACACCGGAAAGGAATGATGCCAGCAATGTAAGAGTTGCGTTCCATGCCATGGAAATGATCAGAAGGAAACGCAGCAAAAACAGGAATCCCCGTACCACCAACACCTACGAGAGCCACCTCCGCAACCACATCCTGCCGTTCGCCGGCCACCGCCTCGCGGGCACCCTCCGCCGCCGGGACTCCATGACCTTCGTCGATCACCTGATCGGCAAACCCGGTCTCGACTCCGCCCACACGGTCCACCAGATCTTCAAGACCTGGCGCATCCTCGTGCACTACATGCTCGACGAGGACGTCCCGCTCCCGCCCAACATCGTGGCGCGCATCGAACTCCCGAACGTCACACCACGCGTCACGGTCCCGCTGTCACCCTCGCAAGTCTCTGCGGTCGCCGCAGCGATGCGGAAGGTGGCACCACGCTATGAGGCTCTGATCTGGCTGGGATCCTGCGCCGGACTACGCCAGGGCGAGGCCTTCGGACTGAAACGAAGCCAAGTCGTCTGGGACCAGGACCTGCTTCGTGTCGCAGAGCAACGTCAGCAAGGCAACGCCGTACGCCTCAAGACCAAAGCCAGCTACGCAACCCTGCCCGTGGATCACTTCCTGATCCAGCGGCTGGCCCAGCACACAGCGCTGCATTCCGAGCCGCCGCCCGTTGCACCGCAGGCCGAACGCCGCCGCCGGGCCCGCGGCTACATCGAACCGCCGGACGAGGGCCTGCTCGTCACGAACAGGTTCGGTAGGCCCGTCCTCGACAGCGATTTCCATGAGAAGTGGCGAAAGGCCGTGAGGCTGGCCGGGCTTCCGGAACGCACCCGATTCCATGACCTCAAACACTTCTACACGACCACCCTCGGCGCCTCCGGCAAGCACGATCCCAAAACGGTGCAGGCACTCTCTCGGCATGCGGAGTTCTCTGAGACCTGGGACACCTACGCTCACCCTCCCCTCGCCGTGGAGGGAGTCACGGTCGCCGTATTCCGAACCGTTTTTTCGCACATCGACGCACCGCCGGCCGCACCGTGA
- a CDS encoding helix-turn-helix domain-containing protein, whose amino-acid sequence MPESHSLPDPRLLSIGMQIRRLREEQGYSLEELAERSGLSFRGLIYIEHGQRNPSVLTLLRIASGLNVLPGKLLEGLSAQMLDDLVSDG is encoded by the coding sequence GTGCCTGAAAGTCACTCACTGCCTGATCCCCGGCTTCTGTCCATCGGCATGCAAATCCGACGCCTCAGGGAGGAGCAGGGATACAGCCTAGAGGAGCTGGCTGAACGCAGCGGGCTGAGTTTTCGTGGACTCATTTATATCGAGCACGGGCAACGCAACCCGAGCGTGTTGACTCTTCTTCGCATTGCGTCAGGGCTCAATGTCCTTCCGGGAAAGCTGCTTGAAGGCCTCTCGGCGCAGATGCTCGACGACCTGGTGTCCGATGGGTGA
- a CDS encoding DEAD/DEAH box helicase — protein sequence MTGAPEPLDRLHPGLVHHIVNTLEWPGLRPLQEESIEPLLDGSDAVLLAPTAGGKTEAASFPLLSKMAAENWTGTSVLYVCPLKALLNNLLPRLETYTSWLGRTAALWHGDVSQPRRKKILRDRPDVLLTTPESLEAMLVSTNVDHRAFFSGLRAIVVDEVHAFAGDDRGWHLLAVLERLERVVGRPVQRIGLSATVGNPEQLLTWLQGSGSGQRTAQVVAPHLREEKPVLPPPGDVQLDYVGSLENAVTVIAALHRGEKRLVFCESRRQVEKLGEGLRAKGVTTFLSHASLSVDERRRAEEAFADARDCVIVSTSTLELGIDVGDLDRVIQIDAPGTVASFLQRLGRTGRRPGSTRNCLFLTVDEDGLLSAAALLLLWSRGWVEPVVAPPEPRHIVAQQVLALCLQEHRVGDRLWQEWWGGLGPFGPSAEPIVRHLLDEGYLDRDGGMLFIGPEAERRFGYRHFMDLTAVFTAPPEFAVLSGRTEIGTTNPALLTEEVPGPRRLLLAGRSWQVTYIDWSRRRCFVEPVESGGKARWGGAGSGRSASYELTRAAREVLLGADPPVSVTRRAEAALAQAREDSAELVHPDGTVIVRGGHDTNVRWWTWAGYRANATLAATLTTVADPLQRPTDSCIRLREDVTPSEWKKATSEAADQLCLPSVDSRALNGLKFSAALPPRLAEATLAARLADLQGAAATLRETSTFSKPRG from the coding sequence GTGACGGGCGCCCCCGAGCCGTTGGATCGATTGCACCCCGGGCTGGTCCACCACATCGTCAACACCCTGGAATGGCCCGGGCTTCGCCCGCTTCAGGAAGAGTCGATCGAACCGCTGCTAGACGGCTCAGATGCCGTACTCCTCGCTCCGACCGCAGGCGGAAAGACCGAGGCCGCGTCGTTTCCTCTGTTGTCGAAGATGGCGGCGGAGAACTGGACAGGAACGTCGGTCCTGTACGTCTGTCCTCTCAAAGCGCTGCTGAACAATCTTCTGCCACGTCTGGAGACGTACACCTCCTGGCTGGGACGGACCGCTGCCTTGTGGCACGGAGATGTCTCACAGCCACGTCGTAAGAAGATCCTGCGCGACCGCCCGGACGTACTGCTGACAACACCCGAGTCTCTGGAAGCGATGCTGGTCAGCACGAACGTCGACCATCGGGCCTTCTTCTCCGGGCTGAGGGCGATCGTGGTGGACGAGGTGCATGCCTTCGCAGGGGACGACCGGGGCTGGCACCTGCTGGCCGTACTCGAACGGCTGGAGCGGGTTGTCGGGCGTCCGGTGCAGCGGATCGGGCTCTCCGCGACGGTGGGCAACCCGGAGCAACTGCTCACCTGGCTGCAAGGCTCGGGAAGCGGACAGCGCACGGCGCAAGTCGTCGCCCCGCATCTGCGCGAGGAAAAACCCGTACTGCCGCCACCCGGCGACGTCCAACTCGACTATGTGGGGTCGCTGGAGAACGCAGTCACAGTAATCGCCGCCCTGCACCGCGGCGAAAAACGACTGGTGTTCTGCGAATCGCGCCGCCAGGTCGAGAAACTCGGCGAAGGCCTGCGGGCGAAGGGTGTGACCACGTTCTTGTCACACGCCTCATTGTCGGTGGATGAGCGGCGGCGGGCGGAAGAGGCATTCGCCGACGCACGGGACTGCGTGATCGTCTCAACCAGCACACTGGAGCTCGGCATCGACGTAGGCGACTTGGACCGTGTCATCCAGATCGACGCGCCTGGCACCGTGGCCTCCTTCCTCCAGCGCCTCGGCCGCACCGGCCGACGGCCCGGCTCCACCCGCAACTGCCTCTTCCTCACCGTCGACGAGGACGGCCTGCTCAGTGCGGCAGCCCTGCTCCTGCTGTGGTCGCGCGGCTGGGTGGAACCTGTCGTAGCCCCGCCTGAACCCCGGCACATCGTCGCCCAGCAAGTACTGGCCCTCTGCCTGCAGGAACACCGCGTGGGAGACCGGCTCTGGCAGGAATGGTGGGGCGGGCTCGGCCCCTTCGGTCCCTCAGCCGAGCCCATCGTGCGTCACCTGCTCGACGAGGGGTACCTGGACCGGGACGGAGGCATGTTGTTCATCGGTCCCGAGGCCGAACGCCGCTTCGGCTACCGGCACTTCATGGATCTCACCGCGGTCTTCACCGCTCCCCCGGAATTCGCGGTCCTGTCGGGCCGTACCGAAATCGGCACGACCAATCCCGCATTGCTCACCGAAGAGGTGCCGGGCCCAAGGCGCCTGCTCCTTGCCGGGCGGAGCTGGCAGGTGACCTACATCGATTGGTCCCGCCGTCGATGTTTCGTCGAACCGGTCGAGAGCGGCGGCAAGGCGCGGTGGGGTGGAGCAGGCTCGGGCCGAAGCGCCTCGTATGAGCTGACCCGCGCTGCACGGGAGGTACTGCTCGGCGCCGATCCGCCGGTTTCCGTTACCCGACGCGCGGAGGCTGCGCTCGCCCAGGCCCGTGAGGACAGCGCGGAACTGGTCCACCCCGACGGAACAGTGATCGTGCGAGGCGGGCATGACACCAATGTGCGCTGGTGGACCTGGGCCGGCTACCGGGCGAACGCCACCCTCGCCGCCACGCTCACCACGGTCGCCGATCCGCTCCAGCGGCCCACCGACTCCTGCATCCGGCTCCGCGAGGACGTGACGCCCTCGGAATGGAAGAAGGCCACTTCCGAGGCCGCCGATCAGCTGTGTCTACCCTCGGTGGACTCCCGCGCGTTGAACGGCCTCAAGTTCAGTGCCGCACTGCCGCCTCGCCTTGCGGAAGCGACGCTTGCCGCACGTCTGGCGGACCTCCAAGGTGCAGCCGCTACCTTGCGAGAGACGTCCACGTTCAGCAAGCCTCGTGGGTAG